Proteins encoded together in one Cicer arietinum cultivar CDC Frontier isolate Library 1 chromosome 4, Cicar.CDCFrontier_v2.0, whole genome shotgun sequence window:
- the LOC140919941 gene encoding uncharacterized protein, whose amino-acid sequence MEVEHLLDEFLSLSDLHSLSLDLYFENLIQSMPTDSNIIDRALKMQFLLLDAAKNSSRKRASNHNSLTMALPPDLTFKDVLSAIVLSLILVIHPFQWQSLLLPGTVLDIHALIL is encoded by the exons ATGGAAGTCGAGCATCTCCTTGATGAATTCCTCTCCTTATCTGACCTTCATTCTCTCTCCCTCGATCTCTACTTCGAGAATCTTATTCAATCTATGCCTACCGACTCTAATATCATCGATCGCGCTCTCAAAATGCAATTTCTCCTTCTCGATGCTGCCAAAAACTCCTCTCGCAAACGTGCTTCTAACCACAATTCTCTCACGATGGCTCTCCCTCCTGATCTCACTTTCAAG GATGTTCTATCTGCAATAGTGCTTTCTCTTATACTCGTGATTCATCCGTTTCAGTGGCAGAGTTTATTGCTTCCG GGGACTGTTTTGGACATTCATGCTCTTATTTTATAA
- the LOC101515221 gene encoding uncharacterized protein has protein sequence MMRIKTSGSTRTKSESFNDLSSPGTKTPTLVARLMGLDLLPDSQSTSSSSSSSLSTPNKKSHSSHHSKQNIKITKHRHSTDSVIRSLPETPYEKKSNVVEHRLSLQINKENISEDLETPRFSFSKWKFDENNSRSPSHYAKQIVKQVKESVSRRKVGVDITNTVKNREKSKEDFVEQFKLKKVLKPLDESNQGKHSNASNSPRLSRFNDTNQKHSSPKDQIQNTRKVLKQSSPPPVVNIEAQVSRVSKTKTQDLSEKEMMMKDKKTFPKCKKTPHGNLSPKLNKTPQTSIRNKQEESFIMRSTSTTRANDIKTKTKRTHPLSTNLLNNNVPNLLHVKTDPSPPATKIPQKQVCDNFQEVKKGSQLFSCPPQKSKQEASHTLVNDESESNGGFTGTGDDNEGLEYEYITTILSRTGIHRATLPNLHFQWFSSTHPLDPSLFHRLELYPTIPNNHKDTNFTKKNHLGPRCNRRLLFDLVDEVLYEILIKPNCERGLLLLETVWKRARSFPRAKCNDLDDIDGLIEMKDVMDKTKEEEKEGEKLVAEIEGKIMEMLVYETLTVMVGGV, from the exons ATGATGAGAATCAAAACAAGTGGAAGCACAAGAACAAAATCAGAAAGTTTCAATGATCTTTCATCTCCAGGGACAAAGACACCAACTTTGGTTGCAAGATTAATGGGTCTTGATCTTCTTCCTGATTCACAATCcacatcttcatcttcttcttcatctctcTCCACACCAAACAAAAAAAGCCATTCTTCACATCATTCAAAGCAAAACATCAAGATAACAAAACACAGACACAGCACAGACAGTGTCATCCGTTCATTGCCTGAAACACCctatgaaaaaaaatcaaatgttgTTGAGCATAGACTGTCTCTACaaatcaacaaagaaaacaTAAGTGAGGATTTAGAGACTCCACggttttcattttcaaaatggaaatttgatgaaaataatagCAGAAGTCCAAGTCACTATGCAAAGCAAATTGTTAAACAGGTAAAAGAAAGTGTTAGTAGAAGAAAAGTTGGTGTTGACATTACCAACACAGTCAAAAACAGAGAAAAATCAAAAGAAGATTTTgttgaacaattcaaattgaagAAAGTTCTTAAACCATTAGATGAATCAAACCAGGGAAAACACTCAAATGCATCTAACTCTCCAAGACTTAGTAGATTCAATGATACAAACCAgaaacattcttctccaaaagaCCAAATCCAAAACACACGCAAGGTACTAAAACAATCATCACCACCACCTGTAGTCAACATTGAAGCACAGGTTTCAAGAGTTTCAAAGACAAAGACTCAAGATTTGTCAGAGAAGGAGATGATGATGAAGGACAAAAAAACTTTCCCAAAATGCAAGAAAACACCACATGGGAATTTGAGTCCAAAGCTTAACAAAACTCCACAGACATCAATTAGAAACAAGCAAGAGGAATCATTCATTATGCGATCCACATCAACCACTAGAGCTAATGACatcaaaaccaaaaccaaaagaACTCATCCACTTTCAACTAATCTCCTCAACAACAATGTTCCAAATCTTCTTCATGTCAAAACAGATCCTTCTCCTCCAGCTACAAAAATTCCTCAAAAACag GTATGTGATAATTTCCAAGAAGTGAAAAAGGGGTCACAGTTATTTAGTTGTCCGCCCCAGAAGTCCAAACAAGAAGCCTCACACACACTCGTCAACGATGAATCAGAATCTAATGGTGGCTTCACCGGCACCGGAGACGACAACGAAGGACTAGAATATGAGTACATCACAACCATTCTAAGCCGTACAGGAATACACAGAGCAACATTACCTAACCTTCATTTTCAATGGTTCTCTTCTACTCACCCATTAGACCCTTCACTTTTTCACCGTCTTGAACTCTACCCAACAATTCCCAATAACCATAAAGATACAAACTTTacgaaaaaaaatcatttgggTCCTCGCTGTAATCGTAGATTACTGTTTGATTTGGTCGATGAAGTGTTGTATGAAATTCTCATTAAACCAAATTGTGAGCGAGGTTTATTGTTACTGGAGACAGTGTGGAAAAGAGCTCGGAGTTTTCCACGTGCGAAATGCAATGACTTAGATGACATTGATGGGTTGATAGAGATGAAAGATGTGATGGACAAaactaaagaagaagaaaaagaaggagaAAAGTTGGTGGCGGAAATTGAAGGAAAGATAATGGAGATGTTGGTGTATGAAACGTTAACCGTTATGGTTGGTGGCGTGTGA